In Molothrus aeneus isolate 106 chromosome 3, BPBGC_Maene_1.0, whole genome shotgun sequence, a single genomic region encodes these proteins:
- the PUS10 gene encoding tRNA pseudouridine synthase Pus10, whose product MSPVAEKDRAVVQLLLDAGTCPRCVLRFCSVGSQLLYRHPLQDLLKDLQEFLKSSQEKEGTVCLDVADPPCKRLRLEHKEEGADELNHNGAIPQLPSAGNAGNAGNAGNAGNPALSGNTALESSAGRVCNVCLGILQEFCEPDFVKKVCQKVNSADYQFTSFVFSVSLPPQLSVRERAAWLGVKQQMRNLGLPLAKDDIVQLKEAYKWIIHPQLAEELGVPADGKSLFEVSVVFAHPETDEECHFLATACPDCFKPAKNKQSVFTRMAVIKALERIKEEDFLKHFPCPPSSPKNLCDALEIQCNNGAVFVAGRYNKYSRNLPQTPWIIDGERKLESSVEELISEHLMAEFKADSFNFSSSGREDVDVRTLGNGRPFAMELVNPRRIRFSAEEMKRLQQAINDSSDKIQVRDLQLVTREAIGRMKEGEEEKTKTYSALIWTDKAIQREDIAFLDDIKELRLEQKTPLRVLHRRPLAVRCRLIHSMRSEYIDQHHFRLHLRTQAGTYIKEFVHGDFGRTKPNIGSLLNRTADILELDVESVDVDWPPTLAD is encoded by the exons ATGTCTCCAGTGGCAGAGAAGGACAGAGCAGTTGTTCAGCTCCTGCTCGACGCTGGCACATGCCCACGATGTGTTCTGAGGTTCTGCTCTGTGGGGTCACAGCTGCTCTACAGACACCCACTCCAG GATCTGCTGAAGGATCTGCAGGAATTTCtgaagagcagccaggaaaaggaAGGCACAGTGTGTTTGGATGTGGCTGACCCCCCTTGTAAGAGACTCAGGCTCGAGCACAAGGAGGAAGGTGCTGATGAGCTGAACCACAACGGGgccatcccacagctcccctcagctgggaatgctgggaatgctgggaatgctgggaatgctgggaatccTGCCCTCAGTGGGAATACTGCCctggagagctctgctgggagggtcTGCAACGTGTGTTTGGGAATTCTCCAGGAGTTCTGTGAGCCTGACTTTGTTAAAAAG GTGTGCCAAAAAGTTAATTCTGCTGACTACCAGTTCACcagttttgtattttctgtgtcACTACCCCCACAGCTGTCTGTCAGGGAG CGTGCTGCTTGGCTGGGGGTGAAGCAGCAGATGAG AAATCTGGGCCTTCCCTTGGCAAAGGATGACATTGTTCAGCTGAAGGAAGCTTACAAGTGGATTATTCATCCCCAGCTGGCAGAAGAGTTGGGTGTTCCTGCTGATGGAAAG agttTGTTTGAAGTCAGCGTGGTCTTTGCTCACCCAGAAACAGACGAGGAGTGCCATTTCCT AGCCACAGCCTGCCCAGACTGTTTCAAACCAGCAAAGAACAAACAG tcTGTTTTCACCAGAATGGCAGTTATAAAAGCCCTGGAGAGGATAAAAGAAGAGGATTTTCTCAA GCATTTTCCATGTCCCCCAAGCTCACCAAAGAACCTCTGTGATGCTCTGGAAATCCAGTGCAATAATGGTGCAGTTTTTGTGGCTG GAAGATACAACAAATACTCCAGGAATTTACCTCAGACTCCCTGGATTATTGATGGGGAGAGGAAGCTGGAATCTTCAGTGGAAGAATTGATTTCAGAGCATCTGATGGCAGAATTCAAGGCAGACA GCTTTAATTTTAGTTCCTCTGGAAGAGAAGATGTGGATGTAAGGACACTAGGCAATG GAAGGCCCTTTGCGATGGAGCTGGTGAATCCCCGCAGGATCCGTTTCAGCGCCGAGGAGATgaagaggctgcagcag GCAATTAATGACTCTTCAGACAAAATACAGGTTCGAGATTTGCAGCTTGTCACCAG aGAGGCAATTGGTCGTATGAAGGAAGGTGAGGAGGAGAAGACAAAGACCTACAGTGCCTTGATCTGGACAGACAAAGCGATACAGAGAGAGGACATTGCGTTTCTCGATGATATCAAG gagctgaggctggagcagaaGACGCCGCTGCGGGTGCTGCACCGGCGGCCGCTGGCCGTGCGCTGCCGGCTCATCCACAGCATGAGGAGCGAGTACATCGACCAGCACCACTTCCGCCTGCACCTCAGGACACAGGCAGGAAC CTACATTAAAGAGTTTGTGCACGGAGACTTTGGGAGAACAAAGCCCAACATTGGGTCCCTTCTGAACAGAACTGCTGACATTCTGGAGCTGGATGTAGAG TCTGTTGATGTTGACTGGCCTCCAACCCTGGCTGATTaa